The Capsicum annuum cultivar UCD-10X-F1 unplaced genomic scaffold, UCD10Xv1.1 ctg4680, whole genome shotgun sequence DNA segment CAAAAACGTTTGATATCAACTAATGAATTCCTGCACAGATCCTGTCAGACCAGCTGTACTAGGGAAAAGCTATACACCAACCAAATATAGATGACTTAAAAATTACTTCAGGCTTGAATAGAGCGAAATGGGTACAAGGGATTCATATAGAAAACCTTAAAGAGTTTAGGATCGAGGTGTTAATTGATAATATTGACTGTTGACATTGTGCACACAACCCAATGGAATTGACAATTCCAACACCAAGGCCGATAAGTTGAATTGACCATAGAAATTTGTCCAACACCAACTCATCCCACATCATGTATACTCAGATTTTATGAGCTTAACTAACAAATACGCATTGTAACCGTAACTAATAAGCTCTCCCAAATACTTGTACCATATTTCACTACATGAATTGACCACCCAAGATTTCTTTGACCATTAAGGTGCCCGGGTGGATTTTCATGTAGAAAAATATCATCTAGATGATCAAATACAGATGATCGAATCCCTGGTAAGGCAACACACCTTGGGCAGAACCATGCATTGTGAAAGAGATTTGGCagtatcaaaaccatgagaagcaGCAGCAGCAAGTGAACCAGAGAATCCAGCTGTAAGACTAACAGCTAAAGGAGACAATGGACCAACATCTTCATCAGATCTGAATGATAACAAGGAAATTGGTAAGAAGGATCAAAGTTATTGAATAGGCCATGCGTCAATCTTGGAATAATGAAGTGATAAAATAGATACTTCGCAATTCacatgtagaaattttattctaggGGAGAATCGATTTTTCAAGCATAACGCAAGTTGAAAACAACATAAGgctaatccaattaagttaaagCAGCAAGCCTGAAAGCTGTTAGGAAACGTgcagaaataaagcaaaccacaaggaaaaagaaaacaagaacacacagatttatgtAGTAGAATGAGTATTTTTTGGATacacaaaacaacccactaagtacttatataatatgtgcatacaaataagtcctacgctcaaaaaacataaaggtccacgGGCCTCTTGGCCcaatccctatgctaccaccataGAACCCactgaaaatcacaaacatgggtcgcaccgcgaaactttttgggctggatcaacaaaattcggtcACAACTTGTTGGTTTAAAACCGTTAAAAGGAAAACAACGCAGGAATTCAATTTAAAGCTGGCCGCAGAAACAAAGATGGAGTTTGAAGAAGAGAATATGAAGAGAGTAATTATTTTCTTGTTGAAGACCACCTCAAATTGATCATCAACttagcaacttaaatagttgctattacaactaaaaataggataaagaaacaacctatttctacaaaaattagaataactaattagtttcctaccaaagataggactcctaatttaactaggattgtaCGTAAAAAAAAgctggagaaaaaagaaaaaaaacagctgcattcttaaagcaactttcaacactcctccttgctttaTGAAATGAAAACACCAATTCTTTGCCTTAGAAGCTCGAACTTGCTGATTTGAAGTGGCTTAGTGAACATGTCTTCTAGCTGTGGCAAATTTGAAGGCTGCAGAGGAAGAGAAGTCATTTGTTGAGGTAGTGACTGCTGCTACTGAACTTGCTGCATGTTTTGTTGATATGCTTATTGCTGATTACTTGCAAGAAGAGATGGATGTGGACCATGAGGAAGAGGAGGATCTCCTAAAGGCATTGAAACTGGCATTGAAGTTTTCTGTTCTCCTTGAGGTGATGAATCAAGTGATGGGATAGACAGAGGCACTGCAGTTCCAACTCCAGGTATTGTACCCTCAGTTTGTAATATACCGAAGGCAAATGCTCCAGGGGTTGAGGGGGCCTCAAGACCTGGAAAATTACCAGGCATGTGACCAAGAACATTGTTTTGATCACCCAAACCTTGCTGCCCTAAATTGAATTTATCACGAGCGGAGTCGCCAGACCTTTTTCTGCACCAGAACTTTGTTGTCTGATCATTGCTGCCACTGCAAAGGAGGTAACCAATTGGGTGCCATGAAAGATCCCACACACCAGTTTCATGTGCATTTGTAATTTCTACTTCAGGAGCTTCATGCCCCACAAGCCAATGAAATATTGAACTATCATAGCTTCCGCTGACGAAATATTCTTCATGAAACGGATGCCAGGCCAATAATGTCACGTCGTTCTGATGCCCACAGAACGACTCAAGATCCTTCATAGCCCTTATGTCATAAAGCTTGATAATTTGATCCTTGGCAGAAGAAAGGATCCAGTTACCATTCTGATTCCACTTCACGCAGAGAACGGTATTCGTATGCCCGTGAAATGACAAAAGCTCCTTCCCTGACTTGGCATCCCAAAGTTTAACAAGATTATCTTCTCCATCAGATAACGAGCACTCTTCTTGGCAGCTTGTGAAGTCACATACTTTAATGGTAGATTCATCAGAACTGGCCTCAACTTTGGAATCAACTTTTTTTTACATCTGGATTTTCAGGGTTGAAGTCATCATCCTTCGAGTCATCAGATGGAAGTTCAGAAATATCATCTAGTTTCTCCCCATCAGCAACAACTTACTTGGGATatactgtcacgacccgaacttgGGACCTGGCCGTGACGAACATTCCGAACCATGAaagcccaaaacacccctatctatccggtaatcatgcacataattcatatgataaaaagaaataCGGAAGATACACActattacggaaacatggtcatgaaTCTAATGAAAccaataatgggaaataatgtcccacaacctctatcgacatctgaaaaccgtctgcgaaatctctactacatgactgaaataaattactgtctgaaaactgggacaaggccccccagTAGACCGAAAACTACTAAATAATAAAATCTGCCAGACATTAGGCCTTTCGAAAGATAAAAGGCTCACCACCCGACTCCACAAAGctgtctgaagaatctactgATTATCTGGACCTCTaaactgtgcctccgaacctgggagggaagggggtagtactggtatgcatagaaatcaaaaacaaaaatataacttttttacATAATATAAGTGAGacccattataaagcagtttcgtatcaaatcatttgaaaagcacatgggcataatgtaataattttccaaaaacaatgcaatgcagctgagctaggtgaaataccctacatatcacatttacaccaactgtcaaacctcggttgccaccgatattagagtataagtgagggaaagacacacaagaccacatagcagggtgtctcgacccaataaagtatggtagtgcacaagatcacaaagcagggctcctaaccatagtcccaatttgggaatgacataaagtcaggtacacaagatcacttagcctggtaccaaattcccatgtcggcaaacacggtttccagcgatgagcccatACActtaaacgccttcttcgggAATCCACCTATCTCGTAtaaaatcaatgtattcaattCCATTTAACTCAAccacatatcttattctgtaaggtatcgtcatacccgacttgcaagccatcaatatcacatcattacttcatgcaaccattatattcatcatatttcaacataataacTCTCTCCTTGCAAGTCAAAAATCATGTCCACCTTCAAAATAGTTCATGTCATGCTTGTGAAGATGATTTCtaacaattcacatcatatgaaaattcaaaacaatttcatgtcaagagaggggtttcatataattcatgctctcaagttaacatcttttgaatcacaagcatatgcatatataatatatcaaatcacttcagAAATAGGCTTAAAGACAAAATCAATATCCTAAAGATGCttaaaacatatttaaattcataatttcaaaacccccatttttaaaacatgaattttttaagcccatgagatttttgagataaccccacgtacctctatttgagaaaataataggtgtttcttgaagcttacgatctgggattccaaatctccagtTTGTTTCGAAttcccatggttgaatcttgagttactaGAGATAATTGGATTGGAATTATAGGGAGGAAACCCTAATTCTTgcaatggaagagagaaaaaagtgagATTTTTCCCTTTACTAGGACATATATAGGGGTTGGAATGGgttgaaaagaccaaaatacccttgagtgAAATTCTGAAACTGGAGCCCCATTTTTGGCCCCAGCGCGACGCAGAGCTTGGAAAAATGCCAATTattgagacctggaagtttggcacaaAGCGGGACTATCGCAGAGGCTTGCTGAAaattga contains these protein-coding regions:
- the LOC124892407 gene encoding flowering time control protein FY-like, with amino-acid sequence MALVNFQQASAIVPLCAKLPGLNNWHFSKLCVALGPKMGLQFQNFTQGCQEECSLSDGEDNLVKLWDAKSGKELLSFHGHTNTVLCVKWNQNGNWILSSAKDQIIKLYDIRAMKDLESFCGHQNDVTLLAWHPFHEEYFVSGSYDSSIFHWLVGHEAPEVEITNAHETGVWDLSWHPIGYLLCSGSNDQTTKFWCRKRSGDSARDKFNLGQQGLGDQNNVLGHMPGNFPGLEAPSTPGAFAFGILQTEGTIPGVGTAVPLSIPSLDSSPQGEQKTSMPVSMPLGDPPLPHGPHPSLLASNQQ